ACACCAGCTTCCCGAGCGTCCCCTCGCCCCGCTCGATCTTGGCCAGCACCTTGCCCGCCGAGTCGAGGGTGTTGTCGAGTTTCGCCGAGGCGTTCTTCAAGTTCTCGATGCTCTCGCGGAAATTCTCCCGGTTCTCCCCCACGACGCCGCTCACCCGTTCGCTCATCTCCTCGAGCTTTTTGGCCAGACCGGGCCCCTCGGTCTTCAGCGTATTGGAAAAGGCACGCAGGTTGGCGATCGTCGCGCGGAGGTCCTCCTTGTTGGTGGAGGAGAAATCCGTCAGGTCGGCGGACAACGTATCCACGTTGGCCAGGATCCGGTTCAGCCGCTCCTCGTTCCCCGCCACCACCGTATTCAGGACCTCGGTCGTCCTCTGCACGTTCCGGATGATGTCGGAGACCGCCTTTCTCCCCTCCTCCGTCCCCAGGGTCTGGGAGAGGGTCTGCGTGAAGCTTCTCAGGTCCTCCGAAATCTCGGACACCTTGCGGATGATCTCGTCGAGGTTGGCGGGAGGGAGGGTGTTCGCTATCTTGCCCTTCGGGGGGAGCATCCGGGAGGTGTCCTTCCCCGGGAGGATCTCCACGTACTTCTCCCCGAGGAGCCCCTGGGTCTGGATGGACGCCACCGAGTCGACCGGGATCTGCACTCCCGGATCGATCCGGAGCACCAGGCGGGCATTGTTCCCGACGAGCTGGATCCCCTCGACCTTCCCGATCGGAACGCCCGCCATCTTCACGTTCGACTTCGGCTCGAGCCCGGCCGCCGTCTCGAAGTCGACGGTCAGGTTGTACCCTTTCCCCGCTATTCCCCCCAACTTGCTGATGCGGAACGTGAAATAGGTGAGGACCATGATCCCCAGCAGCACGAAGATCCCCACTTTCGCCTCTTTCGACATCAACGCCCTCCCTGCATCCCGGTTTCGCCCGAGCGCCGGACAAAGCGGACGAACTCCTCGTGCTCCGCGGTAATCGGCCCCACCGCCCGTCCCTCGACGAACTGGGAGACGACGGGGTTCCGCGTATTCCGGATCTCCTCCGGCGTGCCCACCTCGACGATCTTTCCTTTATACAACATGGCGATGTGGTCCGCGATCTTGTAGGCGGAGGCCATGTCGTGCGTGATCGAGATCGAGGTCACCCCGAGCAACTCCCGCAGGGAGATGATCAGGTCGTTGATCACGTCGGCCATGATCGGGTCAAGCCCCGTGGTCGGCTCATCGTAGAGGAGGATCTCCGGCTCGGAGGCGATCGCCCGCGCCAGGCCGACCCGCTTCTTCATTCCCCCCGAGAGCTCCGCCGGCATCAGGTGCTGGATGTCCCGCAGCCCCACCATGGAGAGCTTCTCCTCCACCACTTCGCGGATCTGGTGTTCCGGGTAGAGGCGGAGCCTGCGAAGCGCGAACGCCACGTTCTCCCCGACGTTCATGGAATCGAACAGGGCGGCCCCCTGGAACAGCATGCCGAACTTCCGCCGGACGCGGACGAGCTCGCGCTCGTCCATCTTCGTCACGTCCTCCCCGCCGATCAGGATCTCTCCCGCGTCCGCGCGGAGAAGCCCCACCACGCACTTGATGAGCACCGACTTCCCCGTCCCGCTCCCCCCGATGACGACGGTGTTCTTCCCCCGGGGGACGGTCAGATCCAGCCCGTCCAGGACGACCTTCCTCCCGAATCGTTTCTCGAGCCCCCGGATTTCGATCATCGATCGTTCCCGCTTCCCCCGTCGCCGCCTGCCGCCCGCCCGTACCGCGGAGCCCCGTCAGAACATATACACCGTCATGAAGTAATCGGACACGAGCACCGTCATGGACGAAGCCACCACCGCCCTCGTCGTGGCGCGCCCCACCCCTTCCGCTCCTCCCTCGGCGATGAAACCGTTATAGCAGGAGATGAGCGCGATGAGGAACCCGAAGACGGCGGATTTCACCAGCCCCGTGTAGATATCCCGGAACTCGAGATACTGGTACGTCTTGTCCACGTAGACGTAGGGGTTGGCGCCCAACAGGTAGACGGATACGAAATACCCCCCCAGGATGCCGACCAGGTCCGCGAAGACGACCAGGACCGGGAGGACGAGCGTTGCGGCCACGACCCGCGGGACGACGAGATATTTGATCGGGTTCGTCGCCAGGGTCACCAGCGCGTCGATCTGCTCCGTGACCTTCATCGTCCCCAGTTCAGCCGCCATCGACGCCCCCACGCGTCCCGAGACCATGAGCCCGGCGAACACCGGCCCCAGCTCCCGCGTGATCGAGAGCGCGACCACCGTTCCGACGAAGCTCGTCGCCTGGAACCGCTGGAACCCCGACCAGCTCTGCAGAGCGAGGACCATCCCCGTGAAGGTCGCCGTGACCAGAACCACCGGCAGGGAATTGACCCCCACCTCCTCCATCTGCTTCACGATGTTCCGGATTTCCGACGGCGGCCGGAACACCCAGGTGACGCACTGCAGAAGGAAGGCGAAGATGTTCCCCAGGTACTCGATCAGCCGGAACACCCGGGTTCCTAGGGTTTCCAGGAGGGCGGCGACGCCGTTTTTTTTCGCGCTGTCAGGCAACGACACGCCTCGGGATGCGCTTTCCGACCTGCGTGAGAAGTTCATAGGGGATCGTGCCCGCGAGGCGGGCGAGGTCGTCCGCGGTTTCCCCCCCCTTCCCCATGACGACGACCTCCGACCCGACCGACACCCCGGGAACGCCGGTGACGTCCAGCATCGTGTTATCCATGCAGACCCTGCCGGCCACCGGCACCCGGTGACCGTTCACCCACATCGACGCGGCGTTCGAGAAGGCGCGGCGGTAGCCGTCGGCGTATCCCAGCGGAACCGCTGCGATCCTCCGCTTCCCCGCACAGGTGAATTGGCGCCCGTAGCTGACCGGATGCCCGTCGGGAAGCTCCTTGAGCGAGACGATCCTGGTGACCAGACGCATCACCGGCGCAAGTCCCAGTTCGGCCCCGACCCCCTCCGCCGGCAGGGAACCGTAGAGGGTGATCCCCGGGCGCACCATGTCGAAGACGTGCTCCCGGTACAAGAGGATGCCCGCGCTGTTCAGCGCATGGGCGCGCACCCCCTCGCCGAACGCCTTCCGGACCGCAGGGACCGCCTCGCCGAACGCGGAAAGCTGCATCCGGGTGTACTCCCTGTCCGCCTCTAAGCTTCCGTCGGCCGAGGAGAGGTGGGTCATGACGCCCTCGACGCGCAGGGTTTTCCCGGAGCCGATCGCCTCGATCGCCGACTTCGTAAACTGGCGAAGAAGCCCGAGACGCCCCATCCCCGTGTCGATCTTGATATGGACAGGAAAGGGCCTCCCGTTCTTTTCGCCCACCCGCGAGAGGTAGG
The sequence above is a segment of the Candidatus Deferrimicrobiaceae bacterium genome. Coding sequences within it:
- a CDS encoding ABC transporter permease, whose amino-acid sequence is MPDSAKKNGVAALLETLGTRVFRLIEYLGNIFAFLLQCVTWVFRPPSEIRNIVKQMEEVGVNSLPVVLVTATFTGMVLALQSWSGFQRFQATSFVGTVVALSITRELGPVFAGLMVSGRVGASMAAELGTMKVTEQIDALVTLATNPIKYLVVPRVVAATLVLPVLVVFADLVGILGGYFVSVYLLGANPYVYVDKTYQYLEFRDIYTGLVKSAVFGFLIALISCYNGFIAEGGAEGVGRATTRAVVASSMTVLVSDYFMTVYMF
- a CDS encoding ABC transporter ATP-binding protein → MIEIRGLEKRFGRKVVLDGLDLTVPRGKNTVVIGGSGTGKSVLIKCVVGLLRADAGEILIGGEDVTKMDERELVRVRRKFGMLFQGAALFDSMNVGENVAFALRRLRLYPEHQIREVVEEKLSMVGLRDIQHLMPAELSGGMKKRVGLARAIASEPEILLYDEPTTGLDPIMADVINDLIISLRELLGVTSISITHDMASAYKIADHIAMLYKGKIVEVGTPEEIRNTRNPVVSQFVEGRAVGPITAEHEEFVRFVRRSGETGMQGGR
- a CDS encoding MlaD family protein, with the translated sequence MSKEAKVGIFVLLGIMVLTYFTFRISKLGGIAGKGYNLTVDFETAAGLEPKSNVKMAGVPIGKVEGIQLVGNNARLVLRIDPGVQIPVDSVASIQTQGLLGEKYVEILPGKDTSRMLPPKGKIANTLPPANLDEIIRKVSEISEDLRSFTQTLSQTLGTEEGRKAVSDIIRNVQRTTEVLNTVVAGNEERLNRILANVDTLSADLTDFSSTNKEDLRATIANLRAFSNTLKTEGPGLAKKLEEMSERVSGVVGENRENFRESIENLKNASAKLDNTLDSAGKVLAKIERGEGTLGKLVSDNTTVTTLNDTLEGINRYVRKTESLKAFLDYHLEYQTEPSEFKHYANLRLQPTADKYYLIGIVDDPRGKFDSSETTTTTTPGGTVRTQQESYSNDLKFTAIVAKRFSALTIRGGVLESTGGVGLDYHLMKDRLSIGVDAFDFARKDQPPRLKVFGNYDIVKNLYITGGVDDVLNDEKNLRTLFFGFGIKFEDEDLKTVLGAVPIRP
- the alr gene encoding alanine racemase, with translation MARPTVAEIHLPALRHNFRTIRSLLPPSASIFGVVKADAYGHGAVPVARTLREEGVRIFGVATVEEGVELRRSGITEPVVVLGGVDEPQAGEAHANDLSAALFDLGQIPYLSRVGEKNGRPFPVHIKIDTGMGRLGLLRQFTKSAIEAIGSGKTLRVEGVMTHLSSADGSLEADREYTRMQLSAFGEAVPAVRKAFGEGVRAHALNSAGILLYREHVFDMVRPGITLYGSLPAEGVGAELGLAPVMRLVTRIVSLKELPDGHPVSYGRQFTCAGKRRIAAVPLGYADGYRRAFSNAASMWVNGHRVPVAGRVCMDNTMLDVTGVPGVSVGSEVVVMGKGGETADDLARLAGTIPYELLTQVGKRIPRRVVA